The following coding sequences are from one Aethina tumida isolate Nest 87 chromosome 2, icAetTumi1.1, whole genome shotgun sequence window:
- the LOC109601926 gene encoding protein dopey-1 homolog isoform X3 — protein MTTFENEEFDLMKDSKYRMYVAAVDKALKNFEYTSEWADLIAALTKLNKVLSSYTTKYSVIPRRIKISKRLAQCMHPALPSGVHLRALETYDLIFQSMGPDKLSRELFIYSAGLFPLMGHAAMNIRPTLLKIYETHFVSIKEKLRPALAGFLSGILPGLDTGSDHYDRTTVLLENVCEGVGPAYFYTCIWQCVANNSPVRLPAISYILAHYNRKFSMEDQLHLIGQDVGLMVSGLCAAVQDTSVLVQRSALDLLMVCFPMKTKQLLYADMVQLVTAALYTILRRDMSLNRRLYSWLLETDPNNPVPSELETEPQAAESVAYDLLIDSIRNILQKCCTELPLDIKPYRLLTTLFDKPQIGPVILDNILYDVFRTMYLSCLYQQKHKNSPSRCVSFNGDLKSLKPEDNTLNKVFVAKNCQELVKNANVLFNTLQSYYIWLYIEKLYEDSVKTIKTYKYRDRCQVNEIGSGPPHILEICILTDFLLDVIPVENYTKSTSNILPNLFTKIISTLRSNIKEVNQYEITQSLQLCLKILTKIQPISLADIPSDSAETKSISLPPEHLQNSLDGSTVEEKSEDDNRTLEKSKSDSKINENLEKNELTIDDNSRERSYSNQMLKNLRKEKTSPKIEKKAKNKKSKSSSKLYDLKKEDQSELTETAIPESKIQDIVETPLKMAQIENKYFIKCLEEYKNFYVDFIKSKVLPKVDVHEFFKKFLSEKNEDTKKLEKLLDKRLNNCLDIKFTVMQYVPRKPEFSMANISSEDSVCDYESSMTIASNILLEFSAFPNLLQASKEKRLPMWLITLIVASCCKESSRDVQITAMNTLLEIFSLAKNQNYQKSTNCTINITGFLENEHVVYIEENTTIIEEMSQILWNYIGILTNQTQLLLCVTLLYQIHNTFDSKLFVEQVISQYLSSDNISVGYVKQFLLLWHLGRDLNIKLSPHKSHIRNFDRSLLNILDNLQNKEKPNLQLLAESFLTHSLYHNDIARIINPILSKLLAANTARISIKYVNIHHSETQGENNIKNDDKTEDKQSKKIIAVSNINGNIMYHVTDGPSPKPPKKKWFGFPKSAKKFSPSVVETTTSFTEDSSIITRKNKDFKNISVSPKLEKSSKGVKVIINPLSSKEIYPNGLDGSYSRLSSQHSSTESLTSSNDCTPLSSEEPLLRSLPSDICNGDRDPAYDSIKSNAKTLWESMEPISEGIKTEKVNGSLNKIPKSHSFDEKSCQTKDENLESTLVHSWSYCISDSDNLNGELEISRSAEEFFKGDNSVVNEILNEIISKVCAEVDEGDEVDVPFRNLNRPTDLDLKSKTNSHISNKLYPIHSHICLYYDKFDSNQIIYALITLKNCILANPQLFIKCLSTSGIKNLKNNDILHLLARHHKYFKGGGYYGDLDQDYVNQYRGYMFLDVIIHICLNYARSFFAIIVEPEEIFNNLKIQLESLDILDIIISNLAKMVDDNSKGFSSYIADLMVKCNMREILLHCMLTSVRDFDKDMTFAEEVLLWNHFQLSGSNNRIGEHMEAFQIQILKVIKSLIILEHSVTSQKAVVSNGDQASVAGDQLNYAPHDLIPQQKIFLSSIRSALQNSNIKCLHEKWLNMISSCLPYFGESLTQLSITVIHLICNNIEQIAQNYGKSIIEDELCADYAVTQLESLTILCHYCLLDSSQTVNQNVPVNATTPVSNPGEIFNNLVNVFFSPLSVDANFSTKQNSDHYQAARKKILSHMPRIILSVAKLWQTVVSLEGEFNGIYGNSKFVKQQLLEFLSPISVNHGASFVAAIAVAWHERRNPFSGVKTVLPEPNAGQNNLVYLISAIRVIPLDNLVQTVTSVIKNPPQTEDCITDISLDVSVLELFYCYMRKASATQLSEAWSSLLALIREGCSLSPPAQFLLSALLHELMIKCCPLEERKDQKDLQDVTAKLIECVSQVCGSCLEQTTWLRRNLAVKEQEDESALEASIISGSSNDIAFVNNYSVQAQLVLSEILAPILDICFGSSEKDKVNTILTSLMYNIVPYLKNHTVRNMPSFYACSKLLASLSSYQYTRKAWKKDIFDLLLDNSLFQMDHQCLKFWRTIVDNLMTHDNTTFKDLMSRVTMTQSGSLNLFSSREQEYEQKAQLLKRLAYVIFCSEMDQYAKYMPDIQEQLTTSLRINVPNIQAQVFLCFRVILIRMSPIHVTSLWPIIISEMLQVFLQIEQELSKSSDEFRPVNNSWATNSSNGLHALGHPHYLRLQLSTAKLLDLALLLPATTLPQFQMYRWAFVGDDLDRLNQSNQISFTPHVHRIAELMEKRFTDTPIETLPLKRNELLLKMNTITQLKDLHGFFKTLSLCSNRHRTECSRVISNDYTLSDRQSDRKLDLILEKIDKVIEEDFLDRIPR, from the exons ATGACAACATTTGAGAATGAAGAGTTTGATTTAATGAAAGATTCGAAATATCGAATGTATGTAGCTGCAGTAGATAAAgcacttaaaaattttgaatacacATCAGAATGGGCTGATCTAATAGCAGCTTTGACAAAACTAAATAag GTCTTATCAAGttatacaacaaaatattcagtaataccaagaagaataaaaattagcaAAAGGTTAGCACAATGCATGCACCCAGCCCTTCCATCAGGAGTACACTTGCGGGCTTTGGAAacatatgatttaatttttcaaagcaTGGGACCAGACAAATTATCTAgagaattgtttatttacagtgctg GATTGTTTCCGTTAATGGGACATGCGGCAATGAACATAAGaccaacattattaaaaatatacgagACTCATTTTGTCTCAATAAAAGAGAAACTTAGGCCTGCCTTAGCTGGTTTTCTTAGCGGTATTTTACCAGGTCTAGATACAGGCTCAGATCACTACGatag AACGACagtattattagaaaatgtatGTGAAGGGGTTGGTCCCGCGTACTTTTACACATGTATTTGGCAATGTGTTGCAAACAATAGTCCCGTTAGGTTACCAGCtattagttatattttggCTCATTACAATCgaaaattttcaatggaaGACCAGTTACATCTAATAGGACAAGATGTGGGATTGATG gtcAGCGGTTTGTGCGCTGCAGTTCAAGATACAAGCGTTTTGGTACAACGTTCCGCTCTAGACTTATTAATGGTGTGTTTTCCCATGAAAACCAAACAGCTGTTGTACGCAGATATGGTACAATTAGTTACTGCCGCACTGTACACCATTTTGAGACGTGACATGTCTTTAAACAG gCGCTTATATTCATGGCTTTTAGAAACAGATCCAAATAACCCTGTTCCTTCAGAACTGGAAACGGAGCCACAAGCAGCTGAAAGCGTTGCTTATGATTTGTTAATAGACTCTATTAGAAACATTCTGCAAAAGTGTTGTACCGAATTGCCGTTGGATATCAAACCTTATAGATTACTGACGACGCTTTTCGATAAACCCCAAATCGGTCCTGTTATTTTGGATAACATCTTATACGACGTCTTCCGAACAATGTACTTATCTTGCCTATACCAACAGAAGCATAAAAACAGTCCTAGTAGATGCGTGTCCTTTAACGGAGACTTAAAAAGTCTCAAGCCTGAGGACAATACGTTAAACAAAGTTTTTGTGGCGAAAAATTGCCaagaattagtaaaaaatgctAACGTTCTTTTCAACACCCTGCAAAGTTATTACATTTGGTTGTATATAGAGAAGTTGTATGAAGATTCtgtgaaaacaattaaaacttacAAATACCGAGATAGATGTCAAGTAAACGAGATTGGAAGTGGACCTCcacatattttagaaatatgcaTTTTAACAGACTTTCTCCTGGATGTAATACCAGTAGAGAATTACACTAAAAGCACATCTAACATTCTAccgaatttatttactaaaataatatcaactttAAGATCAAACATCAAAGAAGTCAACCAATACGAGATTACACAGAGTTTACAACTGTgcttgaaaattttaactaagaTCCAACCAATTTCTCTAGCAGACATTCCATCAGACAGTGCCGAAACCAAAAGTATATCTCTTCCACCAGAACACTTGCAAAATAGTTTGGATGGTTCGACTGTTGAGGAAAAATCCGAAGATGATAACAGGACATTAGAAAAAAGCAAGTCTGATTCAAAAATTAACGAAAACCTCGAGAAGAACGAACTAACAATCGACGATAACAGCCGGGAGAGGTCGTACAGCAATCAAATGCTTAAGAATTTGAGAAAAGAAAAAACCAGccctaaaattgaaaaaaaggccaaaaataaaaaatcgaagTCCAGCTCGAAACTTTACGACTTGAAGAAAGAGGATCAAAGTGAACTGACGGAGACAGCTATTCCCGAAAGCAAAATCCAGGATATTGTGGAGACGCCACTAAAAATGGCTCAAATCGAAAACaagtatttcataaaatgtcTCGAGGAATACAAGAATTTCTATGTGGATTTCATCAAATCTAAAGTATTACCTAAAGTTGACGTGCACGagtttttcaagaaattcttgTCTGAAAAGAACGAGGACacgaaaaaattggaaaaattattgGATAAACGCCTAAACAACtgtttagatataaaattcaCAGTTATGCAATACGTTCCGAGGAAACCAGAATTTTCCATGGCTAATATTTCGTCTGAAGATAGCGTCTGCGACTACGAATCGTCAATGACCATCGCTTCTAACATCCTTTTGGAATTCTCTGCGTTTCCCAATTTGTTGCAAGCTTCTAAGGAAAAACGTTTGCCAATGTGGCTGATTACGTTGATTGTTGCATCTTGTTGCAAGGAGTCATCCAGAGATGTACAAATAACAGCGATGAACACgcttttagaaatatttagtttgGCGAAGAACCAGAATTATCAAAAAAGTACTAACTGcactattaatattacaggatttttagaaaatgaacATGTGGTTTATATTGAAGAGAACACAACTATAATAgag gaAATGTCGCAGATATTGTGGAATTATATAGGAATACTAACAAATCAAACACAATTACTTTTATGCGTGACTTTGTTATATCAAATACATAATACCTTCGACAGCAAATTGTTTGTAGAACAAGTAATAAGTCAATATTTATCTAGTGACAATATATCAGTTGGATACGTAAAACAATTTCTCTTATTATGGCATCTAGGAAGGgacttaaacataaaattatcaccaCACAAGTCACATATACGTAATTTTGATAG atcacttttaaatatactagATAATCTGCAAAATAAAGAGAAACCCAATTTACAGCTTTTGGCTGAATCATTTTTAACTCATAGCCTTTATCACAATGACATCGCTCGAATAATAAAccctattttaagtaaattactgGCTGCAAACACGGCCcgaatatcaataaaatatgttaacattCACCACTCGGAGACTCAgggagaaaataatattaaaaatgacgaCAAGACAGAAGACAAAcaatcaaaaaaaattattgcagTCAGTAACATCAACGGTAACATAATGTATCATGTAACAGATGGACCAAGTCCTAAACCGCCCAAGAAAAAATGGTTTGGCTTTCCTAAATCGGCCAAAAAATTTTCGCCCAGCGTTGTCGAAACGACCACAAGTTTTACGGAAGACTCAAGTATTATTACAAGGAAAAATAaggatttcaaaaatattagtgTGTCACCTAAACTTGAAAAAAGCTCTAAAGGTGTTAAGGTGATCATCAACCCCCTAAGTTCCAAGGAGATTTATCCTAATGGCCTGGACGGTTCCTATTCACGATTAAGTTCACAGCATTCGTCAACTGAAAGTTTAACTTCCAGTAATGACTGCACACCCCTTAGTAGTGAAGAACCGCTTTTGAGATCATTACCGTCTGATATATGTAATGGAGATCGAGATCCTGCGTACGATTCCATAAAATCCAACGCAAAAACCCTATGGGAATCTATGGAGCCCATTTCAGAAGGTATTAAGACCGAGAAAGTCAACGGTTCACTCAACAAAATACCAAAATCGCATAGTTTCGACGAAAAATCTTGCCAGACTAAAGACGAAAATTTGGAAAGTACTTTGGTACACAGTTGGTCTTATTGTATATCCGACTCGGATAACCTTAACGGGGAATTGGAGATCAGTCGTAGTGCCGAGGAATTTTTCAAGGGTGACAACAGTGTGGTCAACGAGATTCTCAACGAAATAATTAGCAAGGTTTGCGCTGAAGTGGATGAAGGCGACGAGGTTGATGTTCCCTTCCGCAATCTCAATAGGCCCACCGATTTAGATCTGAAATCGAAAACCAATTCACACATATCCAACAAATTGTACCCCATTCACAGTCACATATGTTTGTACTATGATAAATTCGACTcgaatcaaattatatatgcTCTGATCACTCTGAAAAATTGTATTCTTGCTAATCCGCAGTTGTTTATAAAGTGTTTATCTACCAGTGGcatcaaaaatttgaagaacaacgatattttacatttacttgCTAGACAtcataagtattttaaaggtggTGGATATTATGGTGACTTGGACCAAGATTACGTGAACCAATATCGTGGATACATGTTTTTGGATGTTATCATACACATTTGTTTGAATTACGCCAGATCCTTCTTTGCTATTATAGTTGAACCTgaagaaattttcaataacttaaaaattcagtTGGAAAGTCTGGACATTTTGGACATAATCATTAGTAATCTGGCGAAAATGGTTGACGACAATTCCAAAGGATTCTCCAGTTACATTGCTGATTTGATGGTGAAGTGCAATATGAGGGAAATATTATTACACTGTATGTTGACGTCAGTGCGAGACTTTGATAAAGATATGACATTTGCCGAGGAAGTATTGTTGTGGAATCATTTTCAACTCTCTGGGTCTAATAACAGAATTGGCGAACATATGGAagcatttcaaattcaaattttaaa AGTAATAAAGTCATTAATTATCCTGGAACATTCGGTAACGTCGCAAAAAGCGGTAGTTTCCAACGGTGATCAAGCAAGTGTTGCCGGTGACCAACTCAACTACGCCCCACACGACCTAATCCCACAACAGAAAATTTTTCTATCATCGATCCGTAGTGCCCTCCAAAATTCTAATATCAAATGCCTTCACGAAAAGTGGCTGAATATGATATCATCATGTCTTCCATACTTCGGCGAAAGCCTCACCCAATTGTCAATCACTGTTATTCACCTGATTTGCAACAATATTGAACAAATCGCCCAAAATTACGGAAAATCGATTATCGAAGACGAACTGTGCGCAGACTATGCGGTGACCCAGCTAGAATCTCTAACTATATTATGCCACTATTGCCTCCTAGATTCGTCGCAAACGGTGAACCAAAACGTACCAGTAAATGCGACTACCCCGGTATCCAACCCTGgcgaaatatttaacaatcttGTTAACGTATTTTTTTCTCCCCTCAGCGTTGACGCAAACTTTTCGACCAAGCAAAACAGTGATCATTATCAGGCAGCACGTAAAAAGATCTTAAGTCACATGCCCCGTATTATATTGAGTGTTGCTAAACTTTGGCAAACAGTTGTCAGTCTAGAAGGCGAATTTAACGGAATTTATGGCAATTCTAAGTTTGTCAAACAGCAACTGCTCGAATTCCTAAGCCCCATTTCAGTCAATCATGGCGCCAGTTTCGTAGCGGCCATTGCGGTAGCGTGGCACGAACGGAGGAACCCTTTCTCCGGCGTGAAAACC GTCCTGCCAGAGCCGAATGCCGGACAAAACAACTTAGTCTATTTAATTTCGGCCATAAGAGTCATTCCATTGGACAATTTAGTACAAACAGTAACTTCTGTGATAAAAAACCCTCCTCAAACTGAAGATTGCATAACCGATATTAGCTTGGACGTTTCAgttttggaattattttacTG ttACATGCGTAAAGCTTCGGCAACCCAACTTTCCGAGGCCTGGAGTTCATTGCTGGCACTTATAAGAGAAGGGTGTTCGTTGTCACCGCCTGCGCAGTTCTTGTTGTCGGCTTTGCTGCATGAACTAATGATAAAATGCTGTCCCTTAGAAGAAAGGAAAGATCAAAAGGACCTGCAAGACGTAACGGCCAAG CTTATTGAATGCGTGTCTCAAGTCTGCGGCTCGTGCTTGGAGCAGACAACTTGGCTGCGTAGAAACTTAGCTGTGAAGGAACAAGAAGATGAATCTGCCCTCGAAGCCAGTATTATTAGCGGTTCCTCTAATGATATTGCTTTCGTTAATAACTACAGTGTTCAAGCACAGCTG gttCTGTCGGAAATATTGGCCCCCATTTTGGACATTTGCTTTGGATCATCGGAAAAGGACAAAGTCAACACTATCCTTACATCTCTCATGTATAATATTGTTCCTTATTTGAAGAACCACACTGTTCGTAACATGCCGAGCTTTTATGCTTGCTCTAAGCTTTTAGCAAGTCTTAGTAGCTACCAGTACACGAGGAAAGCGTGGAAAAAGGATATCTTCGATCTCCTTTTAGATAACTCTCTATTTCAAATGGACCATCAGTGCTTGAAGTTTTGGAGGACTattgttgataatttaatgACTCATGACAATACAACATTTAAAGACTTAATGA GCAGAGTTACAATGACACAAAGTGGAAGTCTTAATCTTTTTTCATCCAGGGAACAAGAATATGAACAAAAGGCACAACTGTTAAAACGCTTAGCTTATGTAATATTCTGTAGCGAAATGGATCAGTATGCAAAATATATGCCTGATATTCAag aACAATTAACAACTAGTTTGAGGATAAATGTGCCCAATATACAGGCACAAGTGTTCCTTTGTTTTCGTGTTATATTGATTAGAATGAGTCCAATTCACGTGACGTCTCTGTGGCCTATAATCATCAGTGAGATGTTGCAAGTATTTCTTCAAATTGAGCAAGAATTGTCCAAGTCCTCGGATGAATTCAg GCCCGTCAACAAcag TTGGGCAACAAACAGCAGCAATGGATTACACGCCTTGGGTCACCCTCACTATTTGAGATTGCAGTTATCTACTGCCAAACTATTGGATTTAGCATTGTTGTTGCCAGCTACCACCCTCCCACAGTTTCAAAt GTATCGATGGGCCTTCGTTGGGGACGACCTGGACCGCTTgaatcaatcaaatcaaatatcgTTTACTCCGCATGTTCATCGGATAGCCGAGTTAATGGAGAAACGTTTCACTGATACCCCGATTGAAACACTTCCTTTAAAACGGAACGAACTCTTACTTAAAATGAACACAATCACGCAATTGAAGGATTTACATGGCTTCTTTAAGACATTGAGCTTATGTTCTAACAGACATCGAACTGAGTGCAGCCGAGTCATATCTAATGATTATACTTTGTCAGACAGACAGTCCGATAGGAAGTTGGATTTGATTcttgaaaaaattgataaagttATAGAAGAAGACTTTCTTGACAGGATACCCAGATAA